One region of Oryza sativa Japonica Group chromosome 10, ASM3414082v1 genomic DNA includes:
- the LOC107276305 gene encoding protein PHYTOCHROME KINASE SUBSTRATE 2: MYLSCCGVYIRSKLAMWQILENISAPMESSRNGDVTVTYEHQLFGRRRNVAGGGGGFATYLDLVREEGDAGKMPPRRPLPAPPPHGVASWRRTYADGELDVFAAERYFKGAMDGADGYNKVDLASPVMAAAAARPAVAVSRPAPWTTRASVASAGSSGSTANSQAVLLREQRRRDKCCAHVGGILRSCSGKRSVHVGGAAVAATEPAGDPGDELPPATASRIEWYRDLRLDKAGDGVSHGGVVAAGLPPNLNSIGAARVAAIGREEGTAATSEYSSSSFRSNFTLLAPVKVTIPASGGDDDDDDVGSESSSDLFEIKSLMIDDCRGYEPSEASVQWSVVTASAADVSVAASGRGGGGGGKGRPAAAVAVRQQQHRRQADRPVGLLAGCVSHRAVDVSAVAAVCRPPPPPGAPATATRRRSDLSRFAHSGHL, from the coding sequence ATGTACCTGTCTTGCTGTGGTGTCTATATAAGATCAAAGTTGGCTATGTGGCAGATACTTGAGAATATCAGTGCACCAATGGAGAGCTCAAGAAATGGTGACGTCACGGTCACCTATGAGCACCAGCTGTTCGGCCGGCGCCGgaacgtcgccggcggcggcggcggcttcgccaCCTACCTCGACCTCGTCCGGGAGGAAGGCGACGCCGGAAAgatgccgccgcggcggccattgccggcgccaccgccgcatgGCGTGGCGAGCTGGCGGCGCACGTacgccgacggcgagctcgacgTCTTCGCCGCTGAGAGGTACTTCAAGGGCGCAATGGACGGCGCCGACGGCTACAACAAGGTGGACCTCGCGTcgccggtgatggcggcggcggcggcgaggccggccgTGGCGGTgagccggccggcgccgtggacgaCGCGCGCGTCGGTGGCGAGCGCCGGGTCATCGGGCTCCACCGCCAACAGCCAGGCCGTGCTGCTCcgggagcagcgccgccgcgacaAGTGCTGCGCCCATGTCGGCGGCATCCTGCGCTCGTGCTCCGGGAAGCGGTCGGTgcacgtcggcggcgccgcggtggcggcgacggagccGGCCGGCGATCCGGGGGACGAGctgccaccggcgacggcgagtagGATCGAGTGGTACAGAGACCTGAGGCTGGACAAGGCCGGAGATGGCGTCAGCCATGGCGGCGTGGTCGCCGCTGGTCTCCCGCCAAATTTGAATAGTATTGGCGCGGCGAGAGTGGCGGCCATTGGGAGGGAGGAgggcacggcggcgacgtcggagTATTCGAGCTCGAGTTTCCGGAGCAACTTCACTCTCCTCGCTCCGGTGAAGGTCACCATACCGGcgtccggcggcgacgacgacgacgacgacgtcgggaGCGAGTCGAGCTCCGACCTGTTCGAGATCAAGAGCCTGATGATCGACGACTGCCGGGGCTACGAGCCCAGCGAGGCGAGCGTCCAATGGAGCGTGGTcacggcgagcgccgccgacGTGTCCGTCGCCGCgtcggggcgcggcggcggcggcggcggcaaggggaggccggcggcggcggtggccgtgaggcagcagcagcaccggcgGCAGGCAGACCGGCCGGTCGGGCTGCTGGCGGGATGCGTCAGCCACAGGGCCGTCGACGTGTCGGCGGTGGCCGCGGtgtgccgcccaccgccgccgcctggtgcgccggcgacggcgacgcggcggcgcagcgATTTGTCCCGGTTCGCGCACAGTGGTCACCTGTGA
- the LOC4348590 gene encoding uncharacterized protein, which produces MAAAAAASSGWLRRAAGTVPRIPCGLVTALVPTPPPPAAAVVSEAPALALPSHAAVAMELMAVPKKKVSKYKKGLRNGPKALKPVPVIVRCKCCGRVKLPHFYCCSGERGNPGSESS; this is translated from the exons atggcggcggcggcggcggcctcctcgggctggctccggcgagcggcggggacAGTCCCGCGCATTCCATGCGGACTCGTGACCGCACTCGTCCCGACCCCTCCTCCACCCGCTGCTGCGGTGGTGTCCGAGGCCCCCGCGCTCGCGCTCCCttcccacgccgccgtcgccatggagCTCATGGCTGTTCCCAAGAAGAAG GTTTCAAAGTATAAGAAGGGCCTGAGGAATGGGCCAAAAGCCCTGAAGCCTGTTCCTGTAATTGTCCGCTGCAA GTGCTGCGGTCGGGTGAAGCTGCCACACTTCTACTGTTGCAGCGGCGAAAGAGGGAACCCTGGATCTGAGAGCTCGTAA
- the LOC4348592 gene encoding protein NEN1, with product MEMATSAGEGTSGGGGGGGGAVPEAGGPEIAFFDVETSVPQRAGQGYALLEFGAILVCPRRLVVVGSYATLVRPGDLGVVSAASVRCNGITRDAVAAAPAFRDVADAVYSVLHGRVWAGHNIVRFDLARIREAFAEIGRPPPEPKGMIDTLPLLTQKFGRRAGDMKMASLANYFGLGRQSHRSLDDVRMNLEVLKYCATVLFLEASLPGVLTVENLVERAITRSQANGAASPEVPKPVARSSPDSSKRQRTISRVDNAIQAGGNQQSIDPATNKEPIELISNIEEMTLGSGIQIDASSSGFSGFLEPDDVSTESIQISVPSSYRLTRKTSIKHKGSPIQLCCAGLRIQFGVSTKFLDSAGRPKLNILVDIPENLSKILEFCDGIAQKSSQDSGSTSEWRPLIKKYGYVNCPTVRLHIPTIVSGEAATYGTEIYQKEASGNIQKLVFSKVDVAELDSWFVRGNMVDAFFSLELYDYEENAGIRLVAKKLVVQSK from the exons ATGGAGATGGCGACGAGCGCGGGGGAGGGGacgagcggtggtggtggaggaggaggaggagctgtgCCGGAGGCGGGGGGCCCCGAGATCGCGTTCTTCGACGTGGAGACCTCCGTGCCGCAGCGGGCGGGGCAGGGGTACGCGCTGCTGGAGTTCGGGGCCATCCTCGTGTGCCCGCGGCGGCTCGTCGTGGTGGGGTCCTACGCCACGCTCGTCCGCCCCGGCGACCTCGGGGTCGTCTCCGCGGCGTCCGTGCGCTGCAACGGCATCAcccgcgacgccgtcgccgccgccccggccttccgcgacgtcgccgacgccgtctACAGCGTCCTTCACG GGCGTGTCTGGGCTGGTCACAACATCGTAAGGTTTGACTTGGCCAGAATAAGGGAAGCATTCGCTGAAATTGGACGGCCACCTCCGGAACCAAAGGGGATGATCGACACCTTGCCTCTGCTTACCCAGAAATTTGGGAGGAGAGCAGGGGACATGAAG ATGGCAAGCTTGGCAAATTACTTTGGTCTGGGGCGACAAAGTCACAG GAGCCTTGATGATGTTAGGATGAATCTTGAAGTTCTCAAGTATTGTGCTACAGTTCTCTTCTTG GAGGCAAGTCTTCCAGGAGTGCTGACTGTTGAGAACCTGGTGGAGCGTGCAATTACAAGGAGCCAAGCTAATGGAGCTGCTTCTCCTGAGGTGCCAAAACCTGTAGCACGGTCTTCACCTGATTCCTCAAAACGGCAACGAACAATTTCTCGAGTTGACAATGCAATCCAAGCTGGAGGTAACCAACAATCAATCGATCCTGCAACAAACAAGGAACCCATTGAGTTGATATCCAATATCGAGGAAATGACATTAGGTTCTGGCATACAGATCGATGCAAGTTCTAGTGGGTTTTCTGGGTTCCTCGAGCCAGATGACGTTTCAACTGAGTCCATCCAAATTTCTGTTCCTTCTTCCTACCGATTAACTCGAAAAACATCTATCAAGCACAAAGGTAGCCCGATCCAACTTTGTTGTGCTGGTCTGCGGATCCAGTTTGGAGTCAGCACAAAGTTCCTAGACAGCGCAGGTCGCCCAAAGTTGAACATACTGGTTGACATCCCTGAGAATCTCAGTAAAATTCTAGAATTCTGTGATGGTATCGCTCAGAAATCATCTCAGGATTCTGGGAGCACTTCTGAATGGAGACCATTGATTAAAAAATATGGTTATGTGAATTGTCCTACTGTCCGCCTACA CATCCCCACTATTGTCAGCGGTGAAGCTGCGACCTATGGGACCGAAATATACCAGAAAGAGGCTAGCGGCAACATTCAGAAGCTAGTTTTCAGCAAGGTAGATGTCGCGGAGCTGGACTCTTGGTTTGTTCGAGGGAACATGGTGGACGCATTCTTCTCTCTGGAACTATATGACTACGAAGAAAATGCTGGTATCCGGCTGGTTGCTAAGAAGCTGGTTGTACAATCCAAATAG
- the LOC4348589 gene encoding pectinesterase 31 → MAQQQPRRVLRVAPPGRGGARAEAERGEEGEAVFATVQAAVDAVPVGNRVRTVIRLAPGTYREPVYVAKAKNLVTLSGEAGSPEATVITWDNTATRIKHSQSSRVIGTGTFGCGTIIVEGEDFIAENITFENSAPQGSGQAVALRVTADRCAFYNCRFLGWQDTLYLHYGKQYLRDCYIEGNCDFIFGNSIALLEHCHIHCKSAGYITAHSRKSSSETTGYVFLRCIITGNGEAGYMFLGRPWGPFGRVVFAHTFMDRCIKPAGWHNWDRSENERTACFFEYRCSGPGFRPSNRVAWCRQLLDVEVENFLSHSFIDPDLDRPWLIQMMAIKVPVSA, encoded by the exons AtggcgcagcagcagccgcggcgAGTTCTCCGCGTGGCGCCGCCGGGGCGAGGAGgggcgcgcgcggaggcggagcggggggaggagggggaggcggtgtTCGCGACGGTgcaggcggcggtggacgcggtGCCGGTGGGGAACAGGGTGCGGACGGTGATCCGCCTCGCGCCGGGGACGTACAGGGAGCCCGTCTACGTCGCCAAGGCCAAGAACCTCGTCACCCTCTCCGGCGAGGCCGGCTCGCCCGAGGCCACCGTCATCACCTGGGACAACACCGCCACCCGCATCAAGCACTCCCAG TCGTCCAGGGTTATTGGGACAGGAACGTTTGGATGCGGAACAATTATTGTGGAGGGGGAGGATTTCATCGCAGAGAATATCACATTTGAGAACTCAGCTCCTCAG GGGTCTGGGCAGGCAGTTGCTCTCCGAGTAACAGCAGATAGGTGTGCCTTCTACAATTGCAGGTTCCTTGGTTGGCAA GACACATTATATTTACATTATGGAAAACAATACTTAAGGGACTGTTACATCGAAGGTAACTGTGACTTCATCTTCGGCAACTCTATTGCCCTGTTGGAACATTGCCATATTCATTGCAAATCAGCGGGTTACATTACTGCTCACAGCCGGAAATCCTCATCAGAAACTACTGGTTATGTGTTCTTGAG GTGTATTATTACTGGAAATGGAGAAGCTGGATATATGTTCCTGGGTCGGCCTTGGGGACCGTTTGGAAGGGTTGTCTTTGCGCACACTTTTATGGATCGTTGTATTAAGCCTGCTGGGTGGCATAATTGGGACAGATCTGAGAATGAACGAACTGCTTGCTTCTTTGAGTACAG GTGCTCAGGGCCAGGTTTCCGCCCATCAAACCGAGTGGCTTGGTGTAGACAATTGCTTGATGTTGAAGTGGAGAATTTCCTTTCTCACTCTTTCATTGATCCAGACCTTGATAGGCCTTGGCTCATCCAGATGATGGCAATAAAAGTACCAGTCTCAGCATAG
- the LOC9268899 gene encoding protein NEN1 isoform X1 has protein sequence MLAKTMAYMSMEEGEGSSRAMVEEEPEIAFFDVETSMPWGPRERRTLLEFGSIFLCPRLVEVAEPFVTLVRPSDLGVVTEALERKGITRGALEDAPPFCDVADNIHNVLHGRIWAGHNIISFDSEIIREAFAEIGRSPPEPKGMIDTLPLLTQTFGRRAGNMKMANLADYFNLGPQIHRSLYDVRMNLDVLKCCSTVLFLEDNFPKLLSGGLRHFPELLSGGFLNPNDISLEFIQVSISFSSCLGKRSLNSGLRTNPLPYEFERSLCIKHNDDPLQLHCIGLRVHYEVSLNQNSEGRPKLSIVVDIPENLRQVLEFCDEIAKTTFREFGSTSEWRQVIKEYGNRPCVRLNIPIIGSGDDATYAIEIYLKEASGNIRKKDFSKADVAELEFMFFRGDMVDAFFSVELYNYKNNAGIRLVAKKLVVHCR, from the exons ATGTTGGCGAAGACGATGGCATATATGTCCATGGAGGAGGGTGAGGGGAGTAGTAGGGCGATGGTCGAGGAGGAGCCAGAGATCGCCTTCTTTGACGTGGAGACCTCCATGCCATGGGGTCCTAGGGAGAGGCGCACGCTACTCGAGTTCGGGTCCATCTTCCTCTGCCCGCGGCTGGTTGAGGTCGCGGAGCCCTTCGTCACGCTCGTGCGCCCCTCCGACCTTGGGGTGGTCACGGAGGCGCTCGAACGTAAGGGCATCACGCGTGGCGCCCTCGAAGACGCCCCGCCCTTCTGTGACGTCGCTGATAACATCCACAACGTCCTGCACG GGCGAATCTGGGCTGGTCACAACATCATTTCGTTTGACTCAGAGATAATAAGGGAAGCATTCGCTGAAATTGGACGGTCGCCTCCGGAACCAAAGGGGATGATCGACACCTTACCTCTGCTTACCCAGACGTTTGGGAGGAGAGCAGGGAACATGAAG ATGGCAAATTTGGCAGATTACTTTAATCTAGGGCCGCAAATTCACAG GAGTCTGTATGATGTCAGGATGAATCTTGATGTTCTCAAGTGTTGTTCTACAGTGCTGTTCCTG GAGGATAATTTTCCAAAACTGCTAAGCGGTGGGTTGAGGCATTTTCCAGAACTGCTAAGCGGCGGTTTCCTCAACCCAAATGATATTTCACTTGAGTTCATCCAAGTTTctatttctttttcctcttgTTTGGGCAAAAGAAGTCTAAATTCCGGCCTCCGCACCAATCCTCTTCCATACGAATTTGAACGGAGCTTATGTATCAAGCACAACGATGATCCGCTACAACTTCATTGCATAGGTTTGAGGGTCCATTATGAAGTTTCTCTGAATCAAAACAGTGAAGGTCGACCAAAGTTGAGCATAGTGGTTGACATCCCTGAGAATCTCAGACAAGTTCTAGAATTTTGTGATGAAATAGCTAAGACAACATTCCGGGAGTTTGGGAGCACTTCTGAATGGCGGCAAGTGATTAAGGAATACGGGAATCGTCCTTGTGTACGCCTAAA CATCCCCATTATAGGCAGCGGCGACGATGCGACCTATGCGATAGAGATATACCTGAAAGAGGCTAGCGGCAACATCCGGAAGAAAGATTTCAGCAAGGCAGATGTCGCAGAGCTGGAATTTATGTTTTTTCGAGGGGACATGGTCGACGCGTTCTTCTCTGTGGAACTGTACAACTACAAAAATAATGCTGGTATTCGGCTGGTCGCCAAGAAGCTGGTTGTACACTGCAGGTAG
- the LOC4348591 gene encoding 2-hydroxy-palmitic acid dioxygenase MPO1 produces MARLRRGLEHLERRYAFYAAYHSNPANVLVHAVCVWPILLTAMLPLRYAPPLPLLRFYCPLCRQYLPVQLGFPVAVALGAYYALMDRRAGAAAAALCVAGWAAGTLLADAAGLWTFRDAWRPLLTAQAVLWSAQFFSHAFFEKRRPALVDGPVQAVVTAPLFVFIEVLHRLFGYEPTPGFYKRVQARVAAMHNGPPAPAPAPEKKEEEEKENVSKATQEESAEKDS; encoded by the exons ATGGCGCGGCTGCGGCGTGGTCTCGAACACCTGGAGCGGCGGTACGCGTTCTACGCGGCGTACCACTCCAACCCGGCGAACGTGCTCGTCCACGCCGTGTGCGTGTGGCCCATCCTCCTCACCGCGATGCTCCCGCTCCGgtacgcgccgccgctgccgctgctccgATTCTACTGCCCGCTCTGCCGCCAGTACCTCCCCGTGCAGCTCGgcttccccgtcgccgtcgcgctggGCGCGTACTACGCGCTCATGGACCgccgcgcgggcgccgccgccgcggcgctctgCGTCGCCGGGTGGGCCGCCGGGAcgctcctcgccgacgccgcggggCTCTGGACGTTCCGCGACGCGTGGAGGCCGCTGCTCACCGCGCAGGCCGTGCTCTGGTCCGCCCAGTTCTTCTCCCACGCCTTCTTCGAG aagcggcggccggcgctggTGGATGGCCCGGTGcaggcggtggtgacggcgccGCTGTTCGTCTTCATCGAG GTGCTGCATAGGTTGTTCGGGTACGAGCCGACGCCGGGGTTCTACAAGCGCGtccaggcgagggtggcggcgatgCACAACGGgccgccggcaccggcgccggcgccggagaagaaggaggaggaggagaaggagaacgTGAGCAAGGCGACGCAGGAGGAGAGCGCCGAGAAGGATTCGTAG
- the LOC9268899 gene encoding protein NEN1 isoform X2, translated as MSPSLTFRNEESIFFPFPFSFLSRKYVVYYCSNILASTFQACTLLGRIWAGHNIISFDSEIIREAFAEIGRSPPEPKGMIDTLPLLTQTFGRRAGNMKMANLADYFNLGPQIHRSLYDVRMNLDVLKCCSTVLFLEDNFPKLLSGGLRHFPELLSGGFLNPNDISLEFIQVSISFSSCLGKRSLNSGLRTNPLPYEFERSLCIKHNDDPLQLHCIGLRVHYEVSLNQNSEGRPKLSIVVDIPENLRQVLEFCDEIAKTTFREFGSTSEWRQVIKEYGNRPCVRLNIPIIGSGDDATYAIEIYLKEASGNIRKKDFSKADVAELEFMFFRGDMVDAFFSVELYNYKNNAGIRLVAKKLVVHCR; from the exons ATGTCTCCTTCCTTGACTTTCAGGAATGAGGAATCCattttctttccctttccattttcttttctctcaagGAAATATGTAGTTTACTACTGCAGCAATATACTAGCAAGCACGTTCCAAGCATGTACATTGTTGG GGCGAATCTGGGCTGGTCACAACATCATTTCGTTTGACTCAGAGATAATAAGGGAAGCATTCGCTGAAATTGGACGGTCGCCTCCGGAACCAAAGGGGATGATCGACACCTTACCTCTGCTTACCCAGACGTTTGGGAGGAGAGCAGGGAACATGAAG ATGGCAAATTTGGCAGATTACTTTAATCTAGGGCCGCAAATTCACAG GAGTCTGTATGATGTCAGGATGAATCTTGATGTTCTCAAGTGTTGTTCTACAGTGCTGTTCCTG GAGGATAATTTTCCAAAACTGCTAAGCGGTGGGTTGAGGCATTTTCCAGAACTGCTAAGCGGCGGTTTCCTCAACCCAAATGATATTTCACTTGAGTTCATCCAAGTTTctatttctttttcctcttgTTTGGGCAAAAGAAGTCTAAATTCCGGCCTCCGCACCAATCCTCTTCCATACGAATTTGAACGGAGCTTATGTATCAAGCACAACGATGATCCGCTACAACTTCATTGCATAGGTTTGAGGGTCCATTATGAAGTTTCTCTGAATCAAAACAGTGAAGGTCGACCAAAGTTGAGCATAGTGGTTGACATCCCTGAGAATCTCAGACAAGTTCTAGAATTTTGTGATGAAATAGCTAAGACAACATTCCGGGAGTTTGGGAGCACTTCTGAATGGCGGCAAGTGATTAAGGAATACGGGAATCGTCCTTGTGTACGCCTAAA CATCCCCATTATAGGCAGCGGCGACGATGCGACCTATGCGATAGAGATATACCTGAAAGAGGCTAGCGGCAACATCCGGAAGAAAGATTTCAGCAAGGCAGATGTCGCAGAGCTGGAATTTATGTTTTTTCGAGGGGACATGGTCGACGCGTTCTTCTCTGTGGAACTGTACAACTACAAAAATAATGCTGGTATTCGGCTGGTCGCCAAGAAGCTGGTTGTACACTGCAGGTAG